TCATTAACTGGACTCCACtttattgtgtgattttgaatagTTGACAAATGGGTCAGTATTTGTGAAACTTTGCTCCCTGCAGGCATGTTTGTTCAGCAGTGAAGCCACCTATGAAGGGCACTCTGGGTTAGAAAACAAGGTCACAAATGAGGTTTCACTCTCAGCTTTTCAATCAGCATGGATAGAAAAATGAGTATTTGAACATCTACAGCTCAGGACAACTGATGAGGAAGACCCTGTGCTGTgatgaaagctccagaacagctactaaatggactTTCTGGAGAGATCATTGTGAAAatcataatgaaaacaatcattagttcattcacatggaaaatatttctgaaattagctccacctcaaccaaacagcaaaatcctgcttttacatcaATGCATGAGTAGTGATGATATAGTCTTAATCCTAATCATAGTTTAATAGTGACAGGAGACGCTCCCTGCATTGAGCACTTTAGtttatttaaatacattttcattttctcttacttgtaacagagtatttctacagcGTAGTATTAGTACTTCTGCATAAGTAAAcgatctgaatacttcttccatcaccAGTCTTCAGTGGTCTCCTCGCCTGAAGTTTTGAGCCAGCACCTAGCGGCCCCCGCTGGTACTGCACCTCCCATTTCCGCGTCAGTTGCGTTCATGGTCGACTCCAGGTTTTTAGGCGAGTCCGTGAGCAGCGCCTCTGTCCCACCCTAACTTACGTAAAAGCATCCGTTGTTCTGCTGGACTTTACCGGCGGTCGGGCACATGAATCTGGCAGAGGTTAGAAGTGTTCaacactggagagaaaaaatAAGTTTGGGAACTTTTAAACTATGAAAAGCTGCGGAATAATTTGTCTGTAAGAAACGGAAAACAAGATCCCCAGATTAGAGCAAGGTAAGTAACAAATCTCTattctttgtccttttttcttcaTTAGATGACCTCCAAGGCAAATTACTCGATTTACCCAAAATTAGTGTGAGAGAAAACTTTTCAACTGACCTCAAGATTAGTTTAATTACTGAGACACTGTTTAAGAGAAAGTTAGATTTTGGTGATTCCTCACTTTccacatgttttctgtgttgaatCTCATTATTTATCATTCATCACTTTCACACTCCTTTCTtcaaatgtatatttttatgctgattatttatctttcttttcatttatacTTCCTTCCATGCATCCTTACCTCTGTGggattatttgtttttaatccatGGTATGGCCTTTAAAACCTTAAAATCTGTTATCAATTAAAACATTAAGAGGGCGGCTTCCAGCTTCTGTTGCTCTGGATAATGtcacatcagcagtgacagagcaggAAGTCCCACATCTCTTGaggaatattaaaaacactcacatttagAAACTTTCACAAGAGGGTCTCCACTACATGACCCAATAAGTGGATGATATGTGAGCTTTGGGTCCTTGTGGTATTTTATGATCCCTTTCTATCACTCGGACAGGTTTAATATGCAGTTGgtcctctctgccttcacacACCTCCACCAAACAACTTAATCCCTCGCTTTTAGTCTGTCTAATAGTTTATCAAGGGCagcctctctttgtttctccgtCTTTTTACTGTCCATTGCCCGCTGAAGTGTAAAGGCATGATAATCCCGACGTCAGACAGGGCTGTGAGTCATGCCTCTCCCTCGGTGGGACCCCAgctctggtgtttgtgttgctccTTTGCAGCAAAGTCTGGCTTAGATGAGCTGTCAGTGTCAGGAACAAAGTTGTGTGATTCAAAAGGAAGCCGTGGAGGGACATGTGAGGATGTCATGTTGATTGTGTGTGCAGAGAAGCTTGTGCTTATGCACCAGTTGAAGTGAGTAAATGTGTGTAGTGATTTATGTGTTGAACAGACAGGTGGTGTGATTCCGCCTGCTCGAGGAAACACATCCTTCTGACCAATGAGAGGCCAGACTCACAGCCGTGTGATTGGTGTTGGCATCAGTCCTCTCCTAGTTTTTCCATATATCCCAGCCCCAAACAACAGAGCTCTTTTTATGTCACTCAGGACGTACAGATGTCTGGACTTCTGTGTGTTATTCATATgatttttactctttttttggCTTCTACAGGACGCCCACATGCTTCAGCATCATTTCCAGTTTCCCCTGAAGAGGAATTTGACACATCATTGTGATAAAAGGGATGAATGAGGTACAGAGGGGTTAAAGGTCAAATGTGTACCTTAAAATAAACTTCAGCTTTACGTGGGAGTCTCTAGGGTCTCTTTGGTAATTGTAGTGCAGTGTCTCATTAGTTgagttttttattattttgtccagtTTGCTCTGATTGTAGCATAGAAAAACCCAATGTCACTGTCGCTATTTCTGGGTTTCCTGCAGTAAATTGTAATAATTACTTCCTagactgcgcacacacacacatgcatggaaatGACAGCTGATCTCTAACTTACGACTAAGAGAAAGGAAATGCCAGACAAACTGCTGTAGCGGCAGAGGTACTTCTAGCAGATCAGAAATGTGCTAATGTTGATGTCGTTAACCTGGGATACATGCAGTTAAAGTATCCAGCTTTTGTATATTTGAATGCTGACATGACAAGTTACAAGTTATGTAAACATAACTTCTGTTTGTTTAGAAGGAAATTCCACAGGGAACAAGACTGTCCTGCTACCTGAAGGCCACGCAGCTCACTCAGATCATTTTGTCATGGTGTTTGTTCCAGGGCcgctctgctctcctcagaAGGTGCCACCTCGCCTTGTCCAAGGCCGACACCCTCGGCTCTGTCCCTTCCAGAGCTGCCGCCTCTGTTGACACGGGAGATGGCGGGGCCGCTCATCCTGAGAGCGATGCGGCGTTCCCCCTGGGCGAGCTCTCAGACCTGTTTGAGAGCGAGGACGCCTCCCCGGCCGCTCAGGACACGAGTCAGGGTTCGGCCCTGGAGCTGGCTCAGCCCGGCCAGCCCGCGGACAGCAGGCAGAACCTGCGGATGAAGTTCCAGGGTGCTTTCAAGAAGGGCATTTCCAACCCGATGGACCTACTGGAATCTACCATATATGAGTCAAATGTGGTTCCAGGCCCCAAGAAAGCACCCATGGACTCGCTCTTTGACTATGGCACCTACAGGAACACTAGCAACCAGAAGCGACGCAGAAAGAAGCTCCCAAGAGGGTGAGAAAGGGCCGCACTGTCTCTAAACGATAggatttaaatgtgtgttcCTTTAGACTTCTTAGTTTAAGGGTTTACTTTTACTGTCTTAACAGTTGGGAACCTGGACTGTTTTTTTCCCAGGCACAAAAGGGCTGGTTTGgaaaaatgtcataaaaacaaaaaactcctACAAGTGCCACTCTGTAGACAGAGGTGTGCCACATGAGgaagtatgcacacacacacacacacgcacacacacacacacacacacacacacacacacacacacacgcacacacacacacacacacacacacacacacacacacacacacacacacacacacacactgcaggccaAGCGCTCCCTCATTCAGCCCATTCACTGATCTAACAGAGGACATGTTGTTGGTccccctgcagcagcagttgaGGTAATATTTAGGCTGCTGGCTGTTCCTGGCTGCTCTAcctgtcccacacacacagaggtctaTTTACTGGAGCACTCGAGGGTGTGGCCGTTTGCTTAAAAGATGGTTTGAGCACCAAACGCCCATTCagttctttattttctgtcaatgAAATGTAGAAAGAATCCATGAATTACGGTGAATGTTTGACACAGTAAcgtcatgtcatgtttttgtgtctcctCAGTAAAACTGAGGCGTCCTGTGATGACGGTCAAAGCTCGGACCCGCCGAAAGTCATGAAAATATTCAACCGCTCTATCCTCTTCGAGTGTGTGTCACGTGCAGACACCGAGGCCCTCGAGGGCCTGTTGGAGTACCTGCAAACTCACGAAAAGAGATTAACTGATGAGGACTTCAGAGGTGAGACTAGCATGTGCTGTCACTCAAATCAGATGTCTGTGACACAGattcatttctctcttcaaTCTCGACTGTCTTCGCTGTAAACTCGGCGTTACTCACTGACCTTTTCTGttcccctgctcctctgtcattGTTGCTTTTGGGTGAGAGGATGTGAGAGGGAGAAGGTGGGGTGACATCAGGGGTTTTGTTCTGATAGAGGCAGGCCAAGGGGaagcttcctgtgtgtgtctaagAAGTTTTTTCAGGCTGATAacagggagcagagagaaatcACAGCAAACTGTCGACTCCTTCAGAGAGTtaaacatgacttttttttaaaactgagaGACTAAAAATAGTGCTTGCTTGACCCTCGTCCTTTACAATTTGATCTTATGAACCCTGAATGCTTATTTGCATGCGACAATTCCCGACAACTCTGACTGTCTTTTGTCATTTACTCGTTTCCAGTAGAACATTTAGAGGAGCGCGCCaggaagtcatttttttttacaggccATGACAGTAGAGGCCCAATCAGGGGTTACTAGAGGCTACTTCTGGAGTTAGTTTGTGGAAAGATTGTTCAACTAATTAACAAAAAATATTTAGAAATTATAATTTtatcataaaaaaataaaaactattaAAGATAGAAAGAAGAGTCAGCTTCAGTGGGCAAGGACAAATGCTAATCACAATATCCACATTTACATAGTTAGAACTGGATGGGTAGTGCTGATGAAGGTTTACAcaatttacataaataaatgtacttatacaaaaaatattctttgttttaatttcatttttccagAGCCATCCACAGGTAAGACATGTCTGCCCAAAGCCCTGCTGAACCTTTACGGTGGGCAGAACGTCACCATCCCACTGCTGGTGGACATAGCAGAGAAGACCGGAAACCTCAGAGAGTTCATAAACTCGCCCTTCAGGGATGTCTACTACAGAGGTGTGGAAATAAACCACTAACGATAACATGCAGCCACAtaatcatttgtcatttttagggGAGTCGTTTAAATAAATGATGGTCTGATTtgaattttgctgttttgtggaaGATCCCTTCATCTTccactgacacagacagtgttttgttattgtAGCTCTCTCGCCCGGTGGGTGAGGCCCAATTATGGGGAACAGGgctgtatttacagtacagtatgtatatgAACGATGGCTATTTAAAGCTCTGTAAATGAGAAGATCCAGGCCTTGGAAAGCTCGCCTTTAGGTTTCAGGAACACCTTGTTACACAAACTGTCGTGCTGATCTTCATTGTTTTCTCCATGATTGTCTGATCGGCCTATTTACATGATCACACTTTCACACAAGTCTGGTAGTCAGTTTGAAAAGTCCTTTTTTTGGCCCATGCATGAAACATTTTTTATGAGACaacataaaaaatgtttaaCGTTTCGTTTTTAATGGGTTCTGACCGCATAGAAACAACCTGCACATAAATTTACCCCTCATGGcttttagttcatttttttaTGACCTCCACCCTCAAGCTCATAACTGGGCGTCAGTttctcaaaaaagaaaaaatcctgCAGACAAATGGCAAGAGTCGACACCGTTTCTGTTGTGTAACTGTGCTTTTTTGCTTACACAATGCCTGTCAACACATTTAACCCTGTGCACCTCATTTCAGTAATGACCTGTTGGAAAACACATTCTTTCAGCTGATATTTTTTAATTGAACACggcaaacaaagcagcagctgatacTGATAACTAGTCcaaatgtttctgtgctgttgtcAGGCCAGACGGCGCTCCACATTGCTATAGAGCGCCGCTGTAAGCAGTATGTGAAGCTGCTGGTGGAGATGGGAGCTGATGTTCACGCCCAGGCAAGGGGACGCTTCTTCCAGCCCAGAGACGAGGGGGGCTACTTCTACTTCGGTAATGACCTTTGGCAGCACATAAATCTAGTCTGGGAACAAAAGAGTTCATTGTGCTCCTGTATTTCTGCTTCTAGCAAACCCTATAGTCTATCATTAACtgataaaacactgcaggcagAGGATCACACAAAGAGTTCTGGAAAAGCGTTAGTGTATTTTCTGCCTCATATGGTGGAAATGATGTagtgtgtctgtggtttctATGACTTCACTGGTAAATCTTTCAGTTTCCACTTTGGCTCTGACTTTCTATCAAGCGGTTGTTCTGTCTTTAACATCAAGGTTTTGTGATGtggactgcagcagctgccaggATACACTAAAATAGTTAACATGTGGTACACGGTCCTGGCAAGAGACCTCTGTTTCCATGAAGAAATGGTGTGACGTTAGACCCCACCCTTTCTCTTTTTAACCTGGCAGGTTTTAGCTGAGCAAACACTGTCAGGATGCTGCTGTGGTCCAGAGGTGAAGTCCACCCTATGCCCAAATGTTTTTTGAAGTATCGTACGAGAAACCGTCACTGGTAGTGctccaaaaacacatgaaaagacaACCATTATGTCATATGTTCAAGAGGTGTGTCCAGTGAAAGGTGTCAGTGTTCTGCAGTTAAGAAAAGTAAACATCCTCTGCTGAGCCTCCTCTGGGAAGAACCTCACCGGCCTGGAAATTAATGAGTCTGTAAATTAAGCTCAgcacactgccctctgctggcgACTGTTAACGCCCAACCACCCGCATCACAGTACGTGGTACccagaaaaagacatttttgcaTGTATAAAAGTGTGTCCTCTGAACCGCCCGATGATAATTATAGCAGATATAATTGATTTTAATGTTACTCACCAACAACACTGAATAAAAGGTAGAAAAAGCTTGTTATGGaccctgttttattttttacccAACCCAATTTTAAGAACAGTTTATTTGATTACACTCATGCGTTTTACTCCTCACTCATCACAGAGGAGATGATTTCTATTTGCACTTAGCACGGTTGTCATTCCCAAATCCCAGCGTGTCCGGGCACAGTGTGAGTAATTTGCTGCGGAGCTTTGCAGTGAGGTGAACAGGAACCTGGCAGGGCTGATGGCTAATGGGATTTAGACTCACGCTAACACTCTGCATGCACCCGTGCAAATCCATGAAGAGGAGCGTTTCTATGTGAGGTGACAAAGTAATCTGTCACCCATGGCAACGGctcattttcagcagctgcttttgGCACTCTGGCCCCTTTGCGCCCCTCCCTCAAACAACTGCtaattgtgctgttttcatAGCGGGGATTTAAGTCAAATCTTTGATCCATGTTTAGTACGCTTTGCGAAAACATACAGATGCCAGCTACAGTTCTTAATTAACCCTCCTGTTGATTTGCTTATTTTTAATCTGAAATACAGTTCCTTTAATCCCCTGTGAATCCAGTATGAagtgtgtcctctctctctctctctctctctctctctctctctctctctctctctctctgtgcccaGGTGAGCTTCCTCTCTCACTGGCTGCATGCACTAACCAGCCTGACATAGTGCACTACCTGACTGAGAATCCGGACAAGAAGGCCGACCTGCGGCGACAGGATTCACGTGGAAACACGGTGCTGCACGCCCTGGTGCACATCGCAGACAACACCAAGGACAACACACGTTTCCTCACAAAGATGTACGACCTGCTGCTAATCAAGAGTGCCAAGCTTTACCCAGACTGCAACCTGGAGACAGTGCTGAACAACGACGGCATGTCACCTCTCATGATGGCCGCCCAGCTGGGCAAGATAGGGGTACTGATACATCTTATGATACATCTGCATCATCACATTTCCTCAGGTCGTAATAATATTAAGTCCAAGTCGAAAGTCAGCTTCTCCATATTCCTCCAGGTGTTTCAGCACATTATCCGACGTGAGATCAAAGATGAGGAAGCTCGTCACCTGTCACGTAAGTTTAAGGACTGGGCCTATGGGCCAGTGTACTCCTCCCTCTATGATCTGTCCTCGCTGGATACATGTGGAGAGGAACCGTCTGTCCTGGAAATCCTCGTCTACAACAATCGCAATGAGGTGAATGGGAAGATTTTGTTTAGAAAAGTCTGTCATTCCTACTTTAGAAAATAGAGCTTACATGAAATATTGCTGATCAGTATATTAagagcaacacaacacaaaaaattgtgcacacacagattgtgtgtgtgcacaaagaTTTCTTATTTAATCTTTTGTTTCTGGTCCTGATGTCAGAACCGCCACGAGATGCTGGCAGTGGAGCCCATCAACGAGCTGCTGAGGGCCAAATGGCAGAAGTTTGCTGCAGTCACCTTTTACATCAGCGTGGTTTCCTACCTCATCACCATGATCATCTTCACCTTAGTGGCATATTACCACCCAACGCAGGAAACGGTGGGTGAGAAGCTGCTGAAAATGTAGATGTTTTCACAGCGTGGCCAGATTGCATGGGAAATGATCAATGATTCATGATGAGAAACTGATGAACGTGCCGATGCGGCACTTTTCAGGACACCACATGAGCATATTAGTATCATAGCGggtatttgttgtttgttgttagGTACTTTTCACTCATTTAGTGTATCTGTTCTGGGTTTTTGATGAAGGCCACATGTGCTTTACATTAGATGGTTTAATACTGTTTGCACGTGAGACCTGAAAAGTCTGAATTCTTGCAGTAAATGAcggaaaatgtaaacattctGGGAAATATCCTTAtctgctttcttgccaagaagTAGATGAGAAAATTTGATGCCACTCTTGTACTTGTAtcttaaatatgaagccacagcccgcagctggttagcttagcttagcataaagactggaagcaggggtaAACAGGTGGCCTGGCTCCTTCCAAAGTTTAAGAAATCCATCTATTGGCACCTCTATTTTCTTCTaattaaaacattacattttatttgtttactgATACCAATTatgtgctaatgctaagctaagctatctGGCTGCAGTCTTACATTGATaacaatcttctcatctaacctTTGGCAAGACAGCAAACAGGTGTAGTTCCcaaaatgtttggttttgtcaGATGCTAATTCTCAGTATGGCTTATGTTTTGTATGCATCATGTTATATTGCTGACATGTTCAGATTGAGTTGAATCTGAATTAAATGAATATGTTCTGCTCGATAAACTTTGTGTTCCTTCCTCCCAGCCTCCGTACCCTTACACAACATCCTCTGACTACCTGCGCATGGTGGGAGAGATTGTCACCTTGGCATCAGgaatcttcttcttcctcacca
This Chaetodon auriga isolate fChaAug3 chromosome 5, fChaAug3.hap1, whole genome shotgun sequence DNA region includes the following protein-coding sequences:
- the trpv4 gene encoding transient receptor potential cation channel subfamily V member 4; protein product: MNEGRSALLRRCHLALSKADTLGSVPSRAAASVDTGDGGAAHPESDAAFPLGELSDLFESEDASPAAQDTSQGSALELAQPGQPADSRQNLRMKFQGAFKKGISNPMDLLESTIYESNVVPGPKKAPMDSLFDYGTYRNTSNQKRRRKKLPRGKTEASCDDGQSSDPPKVMKIFNRSILFECVSRADTEALEGLLEYLQTHEKRLTDEDFREPSTGKTCLPKALLNLYGGQNVTIPLLVDIAEKTGNLREFINSPFRDVYYRGQTALHIAIERRCKQYVKLLVEMGADVHAQARGRFFQPRDEGGYFYFGELPLSLAACTNQPDIVHYLTENPDKKADLRRQDSRGNTVLHALVHIADNTKDNTRFLTKMYDLLLIKSAKLYPDCNLETVLNNDGMSPLMMAAQLGKIGVFQHIIRREIKDEEARHLSRKFKDWAYGPVYSSLYDLSSLDTCGEEPSVLEILVYNNRNENRHEMLAVEPINELLRAKWQKFAAVTFYISVVSYLITMIIFTLVAYYHPTQETPPYPYTTSSDYLRMVGEIVTLASGIFFFLTNIKDLFLKKCPGVKSLFIDGSFQLLYFIYSVLIVVTAALYLSGIKAYVSVMVFALVLGWMNTLYFTRGLKLTGTYSIMIQKILFKDLFRFLLVYVLFMIGYASALVSLLTVCPPPGTECDGGCPTYPNCRDPDTFSTFLLDLFKLTIGMGELDMIHSAQYPAVFLILLVTYIILTFVLLLNMLIALMGETVGQVSKESKKIWKLQWATTILDIERSFPVCLRRSFRVGEMVTVGKNWDGTPDRRWCFRVDEVNWCHWNQNLAIINEDPGKNETCQANGLQQSVRALRRDRWSTVVPRVVELSKGPRPRDLVIEMEPLTPRH